The DNA sequence AAGTCGAGGAGGCTGTCCGCGCGGGCAATTTCAAATCGTACACTATTGTTCGGCCCGCCGTCCTTCATACAGACTTTTTCCTGCCAGGCGTCCATCTCAACTTCCCTGCGCTCGCCGAACGTGGAGAGCTGGACCATGCCTTTAATGATGGCGTTCCCATCTTTTATACCGATATACAGGACGTTGGAAAGTACGTCGCAGCAGCCTTTCAGGATCCAGCCAAATTCGCCGGCCAGGAGGCCAATGTGATCAAAGACCTTCTTACTGCTGAAGAGGTTGGCGCTATCATTGCCAAGGTTAGCGGTAGAGATATTCCAGTGAAACGCAGGGCCAATGTGGAAGTagaggagctcaaggcctcTGCCCACGGCATGTTGTTTCACCTTTGGGCAAACAAGAAGGATCTAACTCCTTATGTGAATGTGGCCAAGGAAACTCAGGCCAAGTTTGGCATACCATTGACTTCACTGGAAGCGGCGTTGCAGAGGGACAAGGCTCGTCTTTTGGAGTGTTTGCCGGCGTAATCGCCAGGATGTATATAGCAGTTAGTGTAGACATGCCCTCTTAGCAATTAAGATATCGTTGATTTAGCAGACTTCAAAGCTTGTTCACTTGATGAATATAGGGTTACAAGAACGATAATCATAATGATTGATTATATTTACATGACTGAAGTGATGAAGTGTTTTGGTATATGTGCATCAACTTTGCGTAGTGGTTAAGTTAGTAGCGGCCAACTGGTGGTCTGCAGTGTAGCGTGGACATCAAGTTGAGAATACTTGCAATAGCATATGAAGGAGCTTGCGGTTTTGTAAATTCCTCATGGTGACTCTTACTGGGAGCGATGAAGCTTGCTCTTCCATCGAGCGTGCCGCGGACATCTTCTTGGGACTTCCAATCTAGGTATACCTACCACAAGACAAGAGACGCCGAGTGTCACGAAATCTCGGCTAGATACAATATCCAATCAAGACTTTGCTGAAAGCTATCAGCACGTTTAGTACATCAGTTAATGGGACGAAATGGCAAAGGCTTATGACTACAGCGACAACTATGCCATTCGGCTTGACTAAAGTGGCACAATAGCCAGCAGCTGATCCTCTTAAATGGCCCTGCACTGATGATTGTCCACGGCCGAACCCAGTCCGAACTTGGTGTTGTGCAGTCTGGAATAGAAGTGTCAATCCGGGGTACAGCGCATACGGCCCAGGCAGATGGTAGCCCATCTTATACACTACACGCGGATGAGTTGGTTGGAGTTTGGAGACTGCGATAAAAAAATCGACATTTTACTCGAGATGTCTGTTATACTAGCGGCCACTTAATGGTACAAGACGATAGACAGGCGAATCACATTGTTCAAAAATGCAGGGACCATTGTCAATACGTGTACTCCCATCATGGTAAAGTAGCTCGTCCATATGATGCGCTGGCTGACAGGCAGGACCGAGAATACCGACTGAGATGGCATTCGCCGCTCTCAATTATCAAGACTCTATGCTTCGATCCGGAGCCGCAAATAGTCCAATGTGGTCGAACCGTGTCATGAGTTGTGGCTTCGTAAAGCAAATAGAAGCCCAATTGAGGCTAGCCTCACAAGACTGAGACAAAGTCCGGTAAGATCAATATCATTGACTACTGGCAAAGACAGCCTAGATTTTATGATGAGAATTGGAGTCATAAATGTGATGGATGATCACGGTTATGGCGGCTACATTGTGTGGGTGGCCTCGTCATGGTACTGGGCTTATAAGCCCAAGAggtggagatgatgcgaCACCACCGACCAACATGCATTTCAAGCGTGGCTAAGCACATGCGTATCAGTTCAAATGGGCACTTATAAGTAGGTCGCAAGCATGCTCTATGGCTGCAGTGCCTGGTTCTTGAGtctcattcttctcttcaacagtttggtttcctcttctctattCTCCTCTATCTCCTGTGAAACACATGGACTCTCCAACTACCTGCTACGATGTCCTCATTCTCGGAGATGGTCCCGCCGGTCTATCGGCCGCTCTAGCTCTTGCTCGCGGTGATCGTTCCGCCATCCTCCTCAGCTCTGGTTCGTATCGCAATCACGGCGTGGCTGCTCTCCACAGTGTAATTGGCCACGATGGTGAGAGTCCCGAGCAGTTTCGCGCTGGAGCACGAGAGCAGCTGCGACAAAAATACCCAAAcattgccatggctgaagGAGAGATGATTGTGCA is a window from the Trichoderma atroviride chromosome 5, complete sequence genome containing:
- a CDS encoding uncharacterized protein (EggNog:ENOG41) yields the protein MATYLVTQATGQQSQSVIAHLLAAGFKIHAVVRDPAKIPPTLKQQGITIFKGESTNFDEIFQAAQGCKGAFLNTFPIPGIEALQAKTIVAACEKAGVENLVAATTFTVENRAFWDDEVTKEVGLHDYWVSKAQVEEAVRAGNFKSYTIVRPAVLHTDFFLPGVHLNFPALAERGELDHAFNDGVPIFYTDIQDVGKYVAAAFQDPAKFAGQEANVIKDLLTAEEVGAIIAKVSGRDIPVKRRANVEVEELKASAHGMLFHLWANKKDLTPYVNVAKETQAKFGIPLTSLEAALQRDKARLLECLPA